DNA from Tripterygium wilfordii isolate XIE 37 chromosome 4, ASM1340144v1, whole genome shotgun sequence:
ctagaaGTTAAAAtttaaaccttaaaccctaaactttaaaCCTTAAACTCCAAACCTTAAACACTAACCTAACTCCAAAACTCAAATATATCatcttcaaacaaacaaaaccatgatttaacatggtttttTTTAGAGAACTGTCGCGCTACTATTGTAACTAAAAATTGGAGTCCCTGTCtctatatattttgaaaaaaaaaatcaaaatcctaaattctaaaccctaaaagttAAAAGCTAAAATttaaatcttaaaccctaaactctaaaccttaAACACTAATTCCTAACTCTAAAACtcaaatatatcattttcaaacaaacaaaatcattATTTAACATGGTTTTTTTTGGGAGAACTATCACGCTATTATTGTAACTAAAAATTGGAGCCCCTCCTATCTCGGTGCAATGATAGTCAAGGTTGGGAAAGAGAGACCATTAATATACGCTAACACATATAATGCCATGTAATGTCTTGTATTGTTTTGGGTCTCCTCACTCTCTTGGATTTCCATCAAAAGACGGCCATACCTTGAAACTGCCTAGTAATTTCCTACAACCGTCCAAAACCTCTTGCGTTGAATAATTTTAAACAATGCTTCTAGAGGATAGAGCTATGTTATTGATTGATTGGGTCATCTTTTATTTGAGTTCAACGTGCCGCCAATTTTGATCAACTATGACTTGTATCCATTTCtgttcaaattaacttgcaATGGGAAGAAATCAACAAATGTTCTCAAAAGAGAAATTCAATGAATAATAACAGTAATCTACCATAAATGAATCAATGAATATTAAAGCCCAATGAATGTAGAGATACGTATGTTCATATTTCCAATTCCGTCCCATCGATCACAACCCAGAAGATCCTCTCTGTTTCTCAGCGGAAAAGGGTGGAGCAAACCTCGCAGAGAAGCCGCGAATcaaatcatcatcttcttcttcatcaatacCGCCATCAAAGTTCAGAGCATAACTCTGTGGATCGTACTGAAACTTATTATTCCTCTGCAACCTCTTCTTGTTGAAATATCCACCAATCTTTCTAATGAAATTCTTCCACTTTGGTCCTGCCACCAACTCTGTAGTCTCCTTCACCTTCCTCAGTTTCTCCGCCCACCATCCCTCTCTGTTTTCTTCTCTCTGGTTCAATAGATGGTTATATTCGTTGTTGTCGTTGCTTCGACGATGATTCTTGAAGCTAAAGAACTTGAAACAAGCACACCCACTTGGTGATTCATCTTCAACAACATAGTCATCAATATCATCTGATCCTTGGCTGTGCTCCTTCAATGGTGAAATCTCTTCCATATTAAAAAATCAGTTTTTTGTGTGATAGAAGTGAGTGAATTGTGTATATAATGAATATTACAGAGGTTTTATATACAGAGAGAAATAGAAACCAACAcgtagaaggaaaaaaagacgAAATATCAAAGAAACAGAGGTTTTGGAAACTATGGGCCGGCTCCTCAGTGACGCGGTGGAGTTGGCCACGCGCTTTGAGAGAGGCCAGACTGAAATGGTCAAAGAACAGCAACACAAATCGAAATTGGATGTTTGGATTGGATCCCAACCATAAAAAAATCTCTTAATTTTTtaacgatttttttttcataaccgAGAAGGTTACACAAGTTTGTCCCTTGAACATCCAAAAAATAACCATCGAACTTTTATGTTTCCATttattcgtaaggtaaatttgaTCAAAATCCAACACGTGTCCACAACATTATTGCTTGTCGTGGAAATAGAAATCTGGATCTCCCAAATCCATACGATTGATCTCGGAGAGATCCACCACTAAATTATCTCCCCAAACGAAATACACATGTGATCCTTTGTGGATACACTTTAAATCTTTAGATATTTcttgaaatattttaatttttacttcCAATTTGATAATTTCAGAGGTTGATTAAATTAGTTGGTGTGTTTCTTTTTAGAAGTTCATTGGTGCTCATCATAAGCCTATCAAAGATTTTCCGCGCATGCTACCTCCAAGCAATTTGCTTAGTAGTTGGCAAAGATTTTCTTATGATTTTCCTATCAAAGATTCAAATATATCACATACCATAAAATTTTCTTATGATTTTCCCATCAAAGATTTTGAATAATTCCGTATCATTATATAATTTCGCCATATAATTGTTGATATGGATTATTATATATGCCAAGTTTCATATAATGTTCACAAAAATAGGAGTtccttttatgctttgtttgtttaaaacaaaaatggaaaactcatcatttttccaaattttgttttaatacaCATGCTTAAAAACTATTTTTCCctattttagaaaaattaattttccttaaaaaaaaaagaaaatttaacttCTAGAGTCGCCAATGCAAATCCAATGGATGACAGGAGGCTACAGGAGTCCCACTGTTATTTAAACATACgactaatatttttaattttcaaaattttttgatcATTTCTAAAAATCCAACCgtatattatttttcaaaataaaaatcaaattaaacgcGTAAACACCATAACAATTATTAATCattggatataaactcaaaatttctaTGTTAATTCACAAAAAGTATACCATTTTGAAATCGTAATCTTGATCCAAAGattcaaaacaaaatcatgatttaaaaaaaatttaaaacgtgactttaatttaaaatatgCGGGGTCCACTATAATAAACTCAAATCCAGGTGTCTAGATTAGGATGAAAGTTATACTGGATCTCAGGGCCTTTCCGGGTCAAACTGACCAGTCAAGTAGTCCGGGTTGATTTCTAGAAGACTATAACactgaaaaaaattatatcaaaacCACAGGGCCTTTCCCGGTCAACAAACCTCGTGCAGTGGACGGCATTGTTGACAAGAGGATAAACGTACATCTTATTCCCACATAATATACAGAGAGGCTATTTCGACGAATTGAATTTGTGAGCTCTAGGTTATGTTATATCCCTACAACTCGACCACTATTGCACATGTTCCTCTCATAAGAAAATGAGTCTACTAAAAAAGTCATGTAATTGAAgcatatgaaaacaaaaattcaacaTTCTTAAGATGATCAATAAAATTGCAAGCATATTTTATGCATCTCAAGTCATATAATGTTGACAGAGATCAAACAGCTGAAAGGCAAAAAAACATCCGACAGATCGACAAGTTGTAGAAACTTTTTAAGTATTTCCAtgcaaggaaaagaaaaaaccttTGTAAGCAAAACCCTGGTAGATGTATTTATATACAGAATGAAGAACCAACACGGAGAGACATCCAAAGAAAGTAAAACcctaaatttgtttttgaaccTGAGCCTGTGTCGCGGGGAGTTATTGAGGCGGGTTTTGTCCTTTCGGAGGAAGTTTTGCAGCCATAATTCGCAAGTCGTTGGCAATTTCAGTAAAGCTCGGTCTCTCTGATGGCTCTGACGACCAACATCTCTCCATCAGTGATTTCCAATCCGGATCACATGATTCTGGTATTGGTGGCCGCAAGGTATTGCTGACGATTCCACCTAAATTGCAGTCAGCAGGCCACGAGATCAGTAAGACATACAAGTTCAAGATATGATTTGTCGGTAACTACTGATCAATCTTACCTATAATCGCCCCATAATGCAAGTCTGCATATGGTTCTTCCCCAGTAAGAAGTTCCCACATCACAATACCATATGAAAACACATCAACCTAAAATGCAGGAAAATTCAGAGAACCGTCAAATAGAGTAGAGAAGAAACTATGAAAGGAGTTATATGAATAGACGAATGTAAGTAGAAACCTTCTCTGAAACAAGGCTACTGCTACCATTTAGAAGCTCAGGTGCCATCCATGGAAGTGTTCCTCGAACACCACCAGATATAAGTGTCTGACATTTCACCTTAGACAAGCCCAAATCACCAACCTAATACAAGAAGCAGAAAGGAAACTGTCAGGGTCATTAAATGGTCAGAAAATGATTGAACACCACCAGATATAAGTGCCAAAATGTTTGTTATGCAATATCAGCCAAATGCAGAAGAGTGCAATCACAAGCAAAATCAGGCCCAGACATAAACCTTGCATATTGGGCGGTGAGGGTCTCTAAGATTGACAAGTAAATTGtcacttttcaaatcaaaatgcaCTATCTTCTTTCCATGTAAATACTCCATCCCAAAGGCCACATCCATGGCAATCAAAAGGAGCTTGCGCTTGCTGAGGCTCCTGATAACAAACAGTAACTATTTTTAAGTCATTTTAGAATGATGCAGTCTTACGCCACTGCGTCTGCGATAGGATCATCTTAGAAATGGAAAATTTATGAAGTGAGAGGGTCTGAGGGAAGGAGAAAACAGGGTACCTCACATTCTTCTGCAGAGCATTTCTCAAGGATCCATTAACCATATACTCAGTTACTGTGGCAATTGAGCCTCCAGGGCCATCCAGCACAACACCATAGAAGGCTACCACATTTGGATGGTGCAAGTCAGCAAGCTTAATGGCCTCATTCCAAAAATCATCTCTCTGAATGCACACGTGTATGAAAGTAGTCAATAAGCAAGCCATGAAATGGGAGTGGTGTTGAAAGAGTAGTTTATAAAGCACAAAGAAAATAGACTTGACCATTCGCTCTTGTTCTGAAGGTTTCCCAGCAAAACACCTGTCATTAATCCGTTTAATTGCGACATCAGTACCCCTCCACTTTCCATGATAAACAGTGCCAAAAGTACCAGAACCTAACTCTCTCAGCTCTTCAAGGTCACTATTCTGAAtaatctgcaaaaaaaaaaaaaaaaaacacagaagtaAACACAACATCAAGCGCACAACTGTAGACCATGACATCAAACAAACGTCAAACTTGAAACCTGCAAGCGACCGATGCCATCTGacacaggaaaaccaaaattcACCTTCTCCGAAATTTTGGTCTTCACATCCTACATAAGAAGAGTAGAGAGGAGGTAGCAACAATAACAGTCAAAACCCACCAGCAGGcaaccataattttttttaaaaaaaaacaaacaaacactaaGCACATGCAGACACTAAAAAGACGAAAATGGGCATTAAACACCTAGAATTATGTTCTTCCAGTGTCCTACCTTATAATTTGAAACTTCTGTGCCTTGAGCAGTGTCAAAGGCAGATTCATTAATGTCATGAGCTGATAAATCAGGATTAGAAGATGTAGAAGATTGAAAGACAGAAGCAGCTACATTCTCAGCGACAGCTTGGAGTTCTTTCTTGATGAGGTCCTCTTCTGAGCCTTTGACAGGGAAGCCAAAAGTATCAAATAATCAGTCATATACCATTAAAAAATTACTGATGACATATTATCACACACACAGAAATACTTTCTATTCATCTTCAACTGACCTTTGGAGGAACGAGCTTGCTCTAAACTGTAATCCCTATTTAAATTGCTCAATGGCTGGAAGGCTCCGTCATCCAATCTTGTGTCTGTACTTGGTTCCCCACTACTGCCCAAATGATTACCAACCACTGGGTCCCTATTAACAAAGGCTTCCTTTCTTACTGCAATTTTAGTAGGCCTGGGAGGGGGGAAATGAGTATCATGACGCAAAGCCCAAGGATCCTGGTTGCTAAAAAGAGAGTTTGACGAGTCCACAACATCAACGGGCCTGCTAGAAGGGGATGGAGAAGATAGTATGTTACCATTCAAGGTAAAACCTTCTACATCACTAGGAACAATCTTTGGCTGTAAGCATGAGACTTCATCCTTCCACTCAGAAACAGGCAGAGGTCTGTCGATTACATAAGTCGACTCAACACCAGAGAATGCTGGATCGACCAAAAGAGGAAGTTGAGCTGCCTCATGTGATTCCTTGTGCAGATAATTATGCCCATAACACATTGCTTCAGAGCTAGAAGGCAAAACTTCAGTGGGTTTGCAATGATTTGCATCACGAACTATTTGCGGATTGCTAAAGGAATTATCAAAAAGTGCATCCCTCCCTGTAGTTGGCTGTGGTCCATAATTCAAAATATCTTCTTTTCTAAGCGTATTAGTGGGTGCCctattttgttctttattaACACAAATCTCAGCTGGATGTATTTGGAGAGGTTCCATCATCCCATCAATGGGTCTCAGATGGTCATGTGATACACAGGAGTCTATCGTATCTTCTTTGGGAACAAGGCCTGAGATCTTACCAGAAAAGTCTTTTGCGGGTTCTTGAATCAGGCGCTCTGAAGATTGAATAGGTAAACCTCCAACATGCGGTATATCATTATTGATAAGTTTATTAAGTGGCTCCTGTTTAACCTGACAATAAGTTGGCACTGACTGCTTCTGTGTCGCATCATCACAGGAAGATTGAGGCATGGTACCTAAAAGTTTTCCGTAAGGTAAGTTGACGTCACCAGCCAAACCCATCACTCCATTGGAAGCTGAAACCATGGGAATACGATCAGAATTGTCTGTTTTCTGGTAAACAATTCCCTCATTTCCATTTTGTGCATCAAGGTTATGAGACAATGCCATTGCATCCGCTTGAGGTGTTCCAACTTGATAATGGACTCCAGCTCGAGCACCAGCACGTTGGTCAATGACATCATCACCTGAGATGCCAGTTACCATACCACTGCTTATTGAATGAAATCTCATTGCATCTTCTGAACGGAGACTTTGATAAGCCGAGCTTGAATCATATAAAGGATTTGCACCACTCACTTTACGATCCTGTGGCAAAGTATCCGAATGTGCATGAGGCAGTACATTCTGACACATATAACAGTCTTGCAACCTCAGAATCTTTTCAGTAAAAATTACCTGTTGATGAGGCACTTTACCATCAGTGTACGTTCCAGTCTCAGGTGACTGAACTTGATGCCAGCCATAGCCTCCCCCAACTACTTGAGATGGGACCTGCGCCTTATACATATTGTAGGTTGGATCAAAAGGAAGCTGAACAACCCTAGGCCCAACTGTGCTTTGATTGGGATATTGCTCGAACCGAGTTTGTTGCGGCTGCACTAATGGTTGAACCACTGTAGGCCTGACAGGAGCATGAGAAGATGAAGCCACTGTCATGTGCACCGCAGGAATAAACTGATGATGAGTAACACCTCCCAGATTATCATGGAGTTGTTGTTGAGTAAACACAGCTCCTGCATTTCCAAACAATTGAGAATTTGGAAATCCCATTTGGGAAGGAAGATGTATAAAGCCTGAGTTGTTCATAACTTCTGGTCGAGAATCAACATAAGCCTGCATGTGAGGTCCTGGCTGTGGAACTTCCTTTCCAGGTTGATGGAAATCATAACCTAGTTGCTGATGTGGTGCAGCAACAGGTACAGGCCTCACCACTTCAACCTCGGGGTAAGGTTCTGAAGTTTGAGGTGGCCCAGACTTAACAACTGGAATGCCCAATGGAGCAGTAGAAGCATCAGTATAAGCTGCGGGGTTGGGATCAATGCACATCAATTTTGGAGCAGCATCATGGGAAGTAGCTGAATTATTGCTAGGTGATAATGTGCAGGTGGATGGCAGCCCAGTAGTGTCCCCTTGCCACAGACCTGAGCAATCACCAGTCTCAGCCCCGCTGATATCAGAATTTTGTGTTGAATTTGCACTTGCCATACTCTCCTTCCTTGTGATACCAGTGCTTCCAACTCCATCGACAACCCCATTCACTGCATCCACATATTTCTGCCCACCATCGTGTAAATCTCCAAACTGCACCACACCAGAAGAGTCGAGTTCTGAcgcagaaaacaaaaacattctCAATTTAGCTGACCCATCTGAAAAACTCCCACTCAACTTCTCGTACTCATCCATCATGTTCTCAAGATCATCAGGGCATGAAACTGATACCAACGCATCAAGATCTTCATCAGGGAGCTGGTACTTAATGATCACAGGTTGCCCATATATGTCCACCATCTTTTGCATAAGCTCATTGAAGCTTGCCTCTCTCTTGATACTAATAATCCTAGTTTGTCCTCCAACATATCTTAGAGTACCATCACTGGGTCTAGGTAAAATCTTACCCCCAAAGCTACACAAAAACTTGACTTTCTTCCCAGAAACAGAATCGTTTCCACCACCTTCACTCACTTGTTCAGCCCCATTGCTACCGACCTTGTTAACCAAATTGGGATTATAATCAACCCTTGTTGCCTTCTCCTCCTGATCACTTCCATTACCATTAACGCTGTCCCCCAAATTTCGAGCACCCACAAATGCAGATCCCATATCACTCCCTGAATGATCAACAGCATTCCCAACCACCCTATTCCCCAAACTGGGACCATAACCGAACCCACCTACAGCAGGATTAACACTAACACTCCCAACCGGAACAGGCATACGTGGCGCCCATGCAGTAACACCAGGAGGCACTGCAGCACCATACCCAAGAGTCACATAACCAGCATCAGGTACCGTTGCCGGATAATAAACGGGTATGGACCCAGAGCTCGCAAAACCTCCTTCCGCAGTGTTTCTACCAGATGTAATAGTGGCCGCAATGCGGGGCTCTTCGGTTACAGTTCTAGTAGCGTTTACTGTCACTGGATCTTTAGCTATTGAGTTTTGATCGAATGCCATAATCTAAAGCAAGTTTGATTCAGGGAAGTGATAAAACTCAATCTAAAAGGGTTTTGCCCTATATGTATTGGTATCTACATAGGATTTTAGGCGTAGATTCGATTACAGTGTTAAACCCCCAAACGAGGctcaaccaaaaacaaaatagagagaATAAAAAGGGTTTTCCCAAATCAAAAACAACCAGGAAATAAGGCGATTAAcaggcgagagagagagagagagagtaatacCAGATTGAACTCTGACAGATAGATTGAGGGAGAGAATAGCGACTTAGCTGAGTCGGTGTAACGACCTTATAAAACGCCCGATTCAGGGCTTTCGGTGGCACCAGTCTTTCTCCCGATACTTACTGCCTTCTCTCTCCTAACTTTCTCAGAGGGTCTCTGGAATCTTATTTTATTGAttgttgggtttgaattttctgGGTAGTCCAGGGAAGTTTATTTTCTCGGGAAAAATTGAACGAAGGGAAGTTGTTTGTCTGTTTTGCTTAAGACTTAAGAAAATACGAaacagagatagagagaggagaTGAGAGACACGTGCTGAGCTCCATGCAGGATCTTTTCGAGTCGAACGTGTGTACTTGTTGTGTTTCGGGTCAATTCAAACACTCGACTAAATAGATATCGTGACGGTGACGGGGACTAGAGAGATTTGTTAGCCAgccccacaatttttttttatttcctttttattaaaatcaaaaaaagattATTATTCAATATGATCAATCTTTAATCATTTTAAAGCTTGACTACGTTAATGTTAATAATTGACAATTTTTAGATTCGACTTGTTATGTCGATATAGCATAAATTTATGTGGAATTTGACAATCATAGGTATCACGAATGATGGTGTTGGTCATGTGATAAGTAATATGGTAATCAACACTCCCTATTAGGGTTTAATCATATCTGAAGGTATGAGCTAACACATGAATTTTTCATGAGTTTGCATGACATGCGTAGTTTGTAGACCAGGTTCAATGAGTTTACCCAATACACATTCGAAGAATTGTAACCATAGATCCCACCGAACATAATATTGTATGTatcaaattaatttcattttctcaaaaaaaacttgcatcttgcaaataaatgaataatcGCAAATCATGTACCTCTTCGGCTTATCGTTTTGTGAAACCCTAGAGGGTACCTCTCGATTTGGAGTAAATATACTATTTCTTAATCATACTTTTAgttactttttttgtttttatcataaaactagagagttaattAGGTTTCAGATTCCATAACCTACTTCAAATTTTCTTTAGGACAAGATGAATTAACCAATTTTACAATTATTATCTCTTGCaactttcaaaaatatttttaaacgCTGACAGGATTTAATTGCCTTTGAGAGATGGTTGAATTGGTATGAGAATAAATAACTTCGATTACACAATCTTATTCGAACCATGGCATCGACACTTTActattttaattatataatattttgaaACAGAGTAGTCTTGCAACCCCCAAATATTGTTCTACATTTTAACTCTTGATCCATATGACACCTCGGATATCAAGTGATTATAAACATAGATATAGGACACCCAAACATCTTGTATGTCATTGGATGAGGTTTATAATTGGTAAAAAATTGGAGAACGAAACATTTTCCTTTAGAATTTTAATGCGAAAGTTCATGGAGATTTTCCTCATAAATGGATaatgtttttttaaaagatgTAAAAGTGGTGTTGTGACAAGAGTGACAAATATATAGTGTGGGTTTGGTGGAAACAAGAGTATAAAAATTAAGATTAAATTTATAATGGGTGACGGGACCTGCTgtatttttattacagcaggtcccgctgtaatataattttaaattagtaaaaaattttattttttatttttaaaaataataaatgtatattattcttcctaacgaatccaactatatttttttgttcgaaacaaaaatcatattaaacatgaaaaatacatgatCATTTTaaaccgtcggatataaacacaaaacaatcGATGTCtcgatcgcgatgaatttgatttttgtcttGAACAAAAAATACGTCGTTGGATTCTTTAGATCGAATACTACACATTaacgatttttaaaaattaaataaaaaaaattttgtgctcCAAAAGAACTACAGTGGAGTCTGTTGTAATTTTCACTACAGCTGACCCCGGCACCCATTTATAATTTGGTTTAAAGCCCTAAATCATGGTAACGGGTGCAAT
Protein-coding regions in this window:
- the LOC119997392 gene encoding uncharacterized protein LOC119997392; protein product: MEEISPLKEHSQGSDDIDDYVVEDESPSGCACFKFFSFKNHRRSNDNNEYNHLLNQREENREGWWAEKLRKVKETTELVAGPKWKNFIRKIGGYFNKKRLQRNNKFQYDPQSYALNFDGGIDEEEDDDLIRGFSARFAPPFSAEKQRGSSGL
- the LOC119996700 gene encoding uncharacterized protein LOC119996700 isoform X2 — protein: MAFDQNSIAKDPVTVNATRTVTEEPRIAATITSGRNTAEGGFASSGSIPVYYPATVPDAGYVTLGYGAAVPPGVTAWAPRMPVPVGSVSVNPAVGGFGYGPSLGNRVVGNAVDHSGSDMGSAFVGARNLGDSVNGNGSDQEEKATRVDYNPNLVNKVGSNGAEQVSEGGGNDSVSGKKVKFLCSFGGKILPRPSDGTLRYVGGQTRIISIKREASFNELMQKMVDIYGQPVIIKYQLPDEDLDALVSVSCPDDLENMMDEYEKLSGSFSDGSAKLRMFLFSASELDSSGVVQFGDLHDGGQKYVDAVNGVVDGVGSTGITRKESMASANSTQNSDISGAETGDCSGLWQGDTTGLPSTCTLSPSNNSATSHDAAPKLMCIDPNPAAYTDASTAPLGIPVVKSGPPQTSEPYPEVEVVRPVPVAAPHQQLGYDFHQPGKEVPQPGPHMQAYVDSRPEVMNNSGFIHLPSQMGFPNSQLFGNAGAVFTQQQLHDNLGGVTHHQFIPAVHMTVASSSHAPVRPTVVQPLVQPQQTRFEQYPNQSTVGPRVVQLPFDPTYNMYKAQVPSQVVGGGYGWHQVQSPETGTYTDGKVPHQQDRKVSGANPLYDSSSAYQSLRSEDAMRFHSISSGMVTGISGDDVIDQRAGARAGVHYQVGTPQADAMALSHNLDAQNGNEGIVYQKTDNSDRIPMVSASNGVMGLAGDVNLPYGKLLGTMPQSSCDDATQKQSVPTYCQVKQEPLNKLINNDIPHVGGLPIQSSERLIQEPAKDFSGKISGLVPKEDTIDSCVSHDHLRPIDGMMEPLQIHPAEICVNKEQNRAPTNTLRKEDILNYGPQPTTGRDALFDNSFSNPQIVRDANHCKPTEVLPSSSEAMCYGHNYLHKESHEAAQLPLLVDPAFSGVESTYVIDRPLPVSEWKDEVSCLQPKIVPSDVEGFTLNGNILSSPSPSSRPVDVVDSSNSLFSNQDPWALRHDTHFPPPRPTKIAVRKEAFVNRDPVVGNHLGSSGEPSTDTRLDDGAFQPLSNLNRDYSLEQARSSKGSEEDLIKKELQAVAENVAASVFQSSTSSNPDLSAHDINESAFDTAQGTEVSNYKDVKTKISEKVNFGFPVSDGIGRLQIIQNSDLEELRELGSGTFGTVYHGKWRGTDVAIKRINDRCFAGKPSEQERMRDDFWNEAIKLADLHHPNVVAFYGVVLDGPGGSIATVTEYMVNGSLRNALQKNVRSLSKRKLLLIAMDVAFGMEYLHGKKIVHFDLKSDNLLVNLRDPHRPICKVGDLGLSKVKCQTLISGGVRGTLPWMAPELLNGSSSLVSEKVDVFSYGIVMWELLTGEEPYADLHYGAIIGGIVSNTLRPPIPESCDPDWKSLMERCWSSEPSERPSFTEIANDLRIMAAKLPPKGQNPPQ
- the LOC119996700 gene encoding uncharacterized protein LOC119996700 isoform X3, which translates into the protein MPVPVGSVSVNPAVGGFGYGPSLGNRVVGNAVDHSGSDMGSAFVGARNLGDSVNGNGSDQEEKATRVDYNPNLVNKVGSNGAEQVSEGGGNDSVSGKKVKFLCSFGGKILPRPSDGTLRYVGGQTRIISIKREASFNELMQKMVDIYGQPVIIKYQLPDEDLDALVSVSCPDDLENMMDEYEKLSGSFSDGSAKLRMFLFSASELDSSGVVQFGDLHDGGQKYVDAVNGVVDGVGSTGITRKESMASANSTQNSDISGAETGDCSGLWQGDTTGLPSTCTLSPSNNSATSHDAAPKLMCIDPNPAAYTDASTAPLGIPVVKSGPPQTSEPYPEVEVVRPVPVAAPHQQLGYDFHQPGKEVPQPGPHMQAYVDSRPEVMNNSGFIHLPSQMGFPNSQLFGNAGAVFTQQQLHDNLGGVTHHQFIPAVHMTVASSSHAPVRPTVVQPLVQPQQTRFEQYPNQSTVGPRVVQLPFDPTYNMYKAQVPSQVVGGGYGWHQVQSPETGTYTDGKVPHQQVIFTEKILRLQDCYMCQNVLPHAHSDTLPQDRKVSGANPLYDSSSAYQSLRSEDAMRFHSISSGMVTGISGDDVIDQRAGARAGVHYQVGTPQADAMALSHNLDAQNGNEGIVYQKTDNSDRIPMVSASNGVMGLAGDVNLPYGKLLGTMPQSSCDDATQKQSVPTYCQVKQEPLNKLINNDIPHVGGLPIQSSERLIQEPAKDFSGKISGLVPKEDTIDSCVSHDHLRPIDGMMEPLQIHPAEICVNKEQNRAPTNTLRKEDILNYGPQPTTGRDALFDNSFSNPQIVRDANHCKPTEVLPSSSEAMCYGHNYLHKESHEAAQLPLLVDPAFSGVESTYVIDRPLPVSEWKDEVSCLQPKIVPSDVEGFTLNGNILSSPSPSSRPVDVVDSSNSLFSNQDPWALRHDTHFPPPRPTKIAVRKEAFVNRDPVVGNHLGSSGEPSTDTRLDDGAFQPLSNLNRDYSLEQARSSKGSEEDLIKKELQAVAENVAASVFQSSTSSNPDLSAHDINESAFDTAQGTEVSNYKDVKTKISEKVNFGFPVSDGIGRLQIIQNSDLEELRELGSGTFGTVYHGKWRGTDVAIKRINDRCFAGKPSEQERMRDDFWNEAIKLADLHHPNVVAFYGVVLDGPGGSIATVTEYMVNGSLRNALQKNVRSLSKRKLLLIAMDVAFGMEYLHGKKIVHFDLKSDNLLVNLRDPHRPICKVGDLGLSKVKCQTLISGGVRGTLPWMAPELLNGSSSLVSEKVDVFSYGIVMWELLTGEEPYADLHYGAIIGGIVSNTLRPPIPESCDPDWKSLMERCWSSEPSERPSFTEIANDLRIMAAKLPPKGQNPPQ
- the LOC119996700 gene encoding uncharacterized protein LOC119996700 isoform X1, which encodes MAFDQNSIAKDPVTVNATRTVTEEPRIAATITSGRNTAEGGFASSGSIPVYYPATVPDAGYVTLGYGAAVPPGVTAWAPRMPVPVGSVSVNPAVGGFGYGPSLGNRVVGNAVDHSGSDMGSAFVGARNLGDSVNGNGSDQEEKATRVDYNPNLVNKVGSNGAEQVSEGGGNDSVSGKKVKFLCSFGGKILPRPSDGTLRYVGGQTRIISIKREASFNELMQKMVDIYGQPVIIKYQLPDEDLDALVSVSCPDDLENMMDEYEKLSGSFSDGSAKLRMFLFSASELDSSGVVQFGDLHDGGQKYVDAVNGVVDGVGSTGITRKESMASANSTQNSDISGAETGDCSGLWQGDTTGLPSTCTLSPSNNSATSHDAAPKLMCIDPNPAAYTDASTAPLGIPVVKSGPPQTSEPYPEVEVVRPVPVAAPHQQLGYDFHQPGKEVPQPGPHMQAYVDSRPEVMNNSGFIHLPSQMGFPNSQLFGNAGAVFTQQQLHDNLGGVTHHQFIPAVHMTVASSSHAPVRPTVVQPLVQPQQTRFEQYPNQSTVGPRVVQLPFDPTYNMYKAQVPSQVVGGGYGWHQVQSPETGTYTDGKVPHQQVIFTEKILRLQDCYMCQNVLPHAHSDTLPQDRKVSGANPLYDSSSAYQSLRSEDAMRFHSISSGMVTGISGDDVIDQRAGARAGVHYQVGTPQADAMALSHNLDAQNGNEGIVYQKTDNSDRIPMVSASNGVMGLAGDVNLPYGKLLGTMPQSSCDDATQKQSVPTYCQVKQEPLNKLINNDIPHVGGLPIQSSERLIQEPAKDFSGKISGLVPKEDTIDSCVSHDHLRPIDGMMEPLQIHPAEICVNKEQNRAPTNTLRKEDILNYGPQPTTGRDALFDNSFSNPQIVRDANHCKPTEVLPSSSEAMCYGHNYLHKESHEAAQLPLLVDPAFSGVESTYVIDRPLPVSEWKDEVSCLQPKIVPSDVEGFTLNGNILSSPSPSSRPVDVVDSSNSLFSNQDPWALRHDTHFPPPRPTKIAVRKEAFVNRDPVVGNHLGSSGEPSTDTRLDDGAFQPLSNLNRDYSLEQARSSKGSEEDLIKKELQAVAENVAASVFQSSTSSNPDLSAHDINESAFDTAQGTEVSNYKDVKTKISEKVNFGFPVSDGIGRLQIIQNSDLEELRELGSGTFGTVYHGKWRGTDVAIKRINDRCFAGKPSEQERMRDDFWNEAIKLADLHHPNVVAFYGVVLDGPGGSIATVTEYMVNGSLRNALQKNVRSLSKRKLLLIAMDVAFGMEYLHGKKIVHFDLKSDNLLVNLRDPHRPICKVGDLGLSKVKCQTLISGGVRGTLPWMAPELLNGSSSLVSEKVDVFSYGIVMWELLTGEEPYADLHYGAIIGGIVSNTLRPPIPESCDPDWKSLMERCWSSEPSERPSFTEIANDLRIMAAKLPPKGQNPPQ